A genomic window from Aquitalea aquatilis includes:
- a CDS encoding CoA-acylating methylmalonate-semialdehyde dehydrogenase produces MLQIPHFINGQRTAGSAQRHAAVFNPALGRPQAEVALAEPQDVAAAVAAAHAAFPAWAALSPLKRSRILFRFKSILEERQRELAAVISSEHGKVESDAQGEVQRGLEVVEFACGIPQLLKGEYTEQVASGVDAWTMRQPLGVVAGITPFNFPAMVPMWMFPVALACGNSFILKPSERDPSASLLIAEWLKEAGLPDGVFNVLQGDKLAVDGLLTHPDVAAVSFVGSTPIARYIYETGAAHGKRVQALGGAKNHMVVLPDADLDMTIEALMGAAYGSAGERCMAISVAVAVGDVADTLVSRLAERTRQLRINVGTDPKAEMGPLVTRQHLDKVTGYIAQGVAEGAQLVVDGRGLVVPGCEEGFFIGGTLFDHVTPEMAIYQEEIFGPVLAVVRVDTLDAAVRLINQHAYGNGTAIFTRNGGAAREFAHRIQVGMVGINVPIPVPMAFHSFGGWKASLFGDHHMHGPEGVRFYTRMKAITSRWPAGQVQSAEFAMPTLG; encoded by the coding sequence ATGTTACAGATTCCGCATTTCATCAATGGCCAGCGTACGGCTGGCTCGGCACAACGCCATGCCGCGGTGTTCAACCCGGCATTGGGACGCCCGCAGGCCGAAGTGGCCCTGGCCGAACCACAAGATGTGGCCGCCGCGGTGGCAGCCGCCCATGCGGCCTTTCCGGCCTGGGCGGCACTGTCGCCGCTCAAGCGCTCGCGCATCCTGTTCCGCTTCAAGAGCATTCTGGAAGAACGCCAGCGCGAACTGGCTGCGGTGATTTCCAGCGAGCATGGCAAGGTGGAGTCCGACGCCCAGGGCGAAGTGCAGCGCGGGCTGGAAGTGGTGGAGTTTGCCTGCGGCATTCCGCAGTTGCTCAAGGGCGAATACACCGAGCAGGTGGCCAGCGGTGTGGATGCCTGGACCATGCGCCAGCCGCTGGGCGTGGTGGCCGGCATCACGCCTTTCAACTTTCCGGCCATGGTGCCGATGTGGATGTTCCCGGTGGCGCTGGCCTGCGGCAATAGCTTTATTCTCAAGCCCTCCGAGCGTGACCCATCGGCCAGCCTGCTGATCGCTGAATGGCTGAAAGAAGCCGGCTTGCCGGATGGCGTGTTCAATGTGCTGCAAGGCGACAAGCTGGCGGTGGATGGCCTGCTTACCCATCCGGATGTGGCGGCAGTCAGCTTTGTCGGCTCCACACCGATTGCCCGTTACATCTACGAAACCGGTGCTGCGCACGGCAAGCGGGTACAGGCGCTGGGCGGGGCCAAGAATCATATGGTGGTGCTGCCGGACGCCGATCTGGACATGACTATCGAAGCGCTGATGGGCGCGGCCTATGGTTCGGCTGGCGAGCGCTGCATGGCCATCTCCGTGGCCGTGGCCGTGGGCGATGTGGCGGACACGCTGGTGTCGCGGCTGGCCGAGCGTACCCGCCAGCTACGCATCAATGTCGGTACCGACCCCAAGGCCGAAATGGGCCCGCTGGTGACGCGCCAGCATCTGGACAAGGTGACAGGCTATATCGCCCAGGGCGTAGCCGAAGGTGCCCAACTGGTGGTGGATGGCCGTGGGCTGGTGGTGCCTGGTTGCGAGGAAGGCTTCTTTATTGGCGGCACGCTGTTCGATCACGTTACGCCGGAGATGGCCATCTATCAGGAAGAAATCTTCGGCCCGGTGTTGGCCGTGGTGCGGGTAGACACTCTGGACGCGGCAGTACGGCTGATCAACCAGCATGCCTACGGTAATGGCACGGCCATCTTTACCCGCAATGGCGGTGCTGCCCGCGAGTTTGCCCACCGCATCCAGGTGGGGATGGTGGGCATCAATGTGCCGATTCCGGTGCCAATGGCCTTCCACAGCTTTGGCGGCTGGAAAGCCTCGCTGTTTGGCGACCATCACATGCACGGCCCGGAAGGGGTGCGTTTTTACACCCGCATGAAGGCCATTACCAGCCGCTGGCCGGCAGGGCAGGTGCAGAGCGCAGAATTTGCCATGCCGACACTGGGCTAG
- a CDS encoding SPOR domain-containing protein, which produces MTEQNQRQDPGSAPDEKDLNSKLKKRLAIAGGLVAVALAAIPVLDSMKKPKVEMTATTPVGSSGKIVNPSSAPALEQPAAEPAVESSAPAVEASAPQTDAGNSASPAAPTATPPQTPDISKTPAVASSKPVTPPAAHPAAAKPASKPAPAAPAAAAAPQAATPPVAVVTTHSAPAKAAPAPLPVRSSTDSDNSVTAPPTALVKAKPEGSSLGYKLQLGLFSSMGNAEKLVKELKAKGIEAHTETRVQLGPFKTRAEADEAMAKLRNLGYTPLLGPAAQ; this is translated from the coding sequence ATGACAGAACAAAACCAACGGCAAGACCCCGGCTCTGCTCCGGATGAAAAAGACCTCAACAGCAAGCTGAAAAAGCGGCTGGCGATTGCTGGCGGACTCGTTGCCGTGGCACTGGCGGCCATTCCCGTGCTGGACAGCATGAAAAAACCCAAAGTGGAAATGACGGCCACCACCCCAGTTGGCAGTTCGGGCAAGATCGTCAACCCCAGCTCAGCCCCGGCACTGGAACAGCCCGCAGCAGAGCCAGCAGTTGAAAGCAGCGCCCCCGCAGTAGAGGCTAGCGCACCCCAGACTGACGCCGGCAACTCGGCCTCGCCAGCAGCGCCGACGGCAACGCCACCGCAGACTCCAGACATCAGCAAGACCCCGGCGGTCGCCAGCAGCAAACCGGTCACACCGCCGGCAGCCCACCCTGCCGCTGCCAAACCTGCCAGCAAACCCGCACCGGCAGCACCAGCCGCGGCGGCTGCCCCACAAGCCGCCACGCCGCCCGTTGCAGTGGTCACCACACATAGTGCACCAGCCAAGGCAGCCCCTGCCCCCCTGCCAGTACGCAGCAGCACCGACAGCGACAACAGCGTGACCGCACCGCCCACCGCACTGGTCAAAGCCAAACCGGAAGGCAGCTCGCTGGGTTACAAATTGCAGCTTGGGCTGTTTTCCAGCATGGGTAATGCGGAAAAACTGGTGAAGGAATTAAAAGCCAAGGGCATTGAAGCCCACACCGAAACCCGCGTTCAGCTCGGCCCGTTCAAGACCCGCGCCGAAGCGGACGAGGCCATGGCCAAGCTGCGCAACCTTGGCTACACCCCGCTACTGGGGCCTGCCGCGCAATAA
- the ndk gene encoding nucleoside-diphosphate kinase, with amino-acid sequence MAIERTLSIVKPDAVAKNVIGKIYDRFESAGLKVVAAKLKQLSRAEAEGFYAVHKERPFFKDLVDFMISGPVMIQALEGENAIAKNRELMGATDPKKADAGTIRADFADSIDANAVHGSDSAENAAIEVAYFFASSEVYSR; translated from the coding sequence ATGGCAATTGAACGTACCCTGTCCATCGTTAAACCGGATGCCGTAGCCAAGAACGTTATCGGCAAGATCTACGACCGTTTCGAATCCGCCGGTCTGAAGGTGGTTGCAGCCAAGCTGAAGCAGCTGTCCCGCGCTGAAGCCGAAGGCTTCTACGCCGTGCACAAAGAGCGTCCTTTCTTCAAGGATCTGGTTGATTTCATGATTTCCGGCCCGGTGATGATCCAGGCTCTGGAAGGTGAAAACGCCATCGCTAAGAACCGCGAACTGATGGGCGCCACCGACCCGAAAAAGGCTGACGCCGGCACCATCCGCGCCGATTTCGCCGATTCCATCGATGCCAATGCCGTTCATGGTTCTGACAGCGCTGAAAACGCAGCAATCGAAGTGGCTTATTTCTTTGCCTCTTCCGAGGTTTACTCCCGTTAA
- the rlmN gene encoding 23S rRNA (adenine(2503)-C(2))-methyltransferase RlmN: protein MKTNLLDFNLDQLTEHFAAMGEKPFRAKQVMRWMHQMGEDDFDAMTDLAKSLRAKLHQHAEVRVPSLMTGQASSDGTRKWLLDVGTGNGVETVFIPEDERGTLCVSSQVGCALECTFCSTGRQGFNRNLSTAEIIGQLWWANKAMGITPKNERVVSNVVMMGMGEPLANFDNVVSALQIMLDDHGYGLSRRRVTLSTSGLVPQMDRLREACPVALAVSLHAPNDAIRDEIVPINKKYPLKELMAACQRYLEKAPRDFITFEYVMLDGINDRPEHARQLLELVRDVPCKFNLIPFNPFPNSGYDRSSNNAIRIFRELLQEQGYVVTVRKTRGDDIDAACGQLAGQVMDKTKRQVKWMQIAQEREE from the coding sequence ATGAAAACCAACCTGCTCGACTTCAATCTGGACCAGTTGACCGAACACTTTGCCGCCATGGGCGAGAAGCCCTTCCGTGCCAAGCAGGTGATGCGCTGGATGCACCAGATGGGCGAAGACGATTTCGACGCGATGACCGACCTGGCCAAAAGCCTGCGTGCCAAACTGCACCAGCATGCCGAGGTGCGCGTACCGTCGCTGATGACCGGGCAGGCGTCCAGTGATGGTACCCGCAAGTGGCTGCTCGACGTCGGCACCGGCAACGGTGTGGAAACCGTGTTCATTCCGGAAGACGAGCGCGGCACCTTGTGCGTGTCATCCCAGGTGGGCTGTGCGCTGGAGTGTACTTTCTGCTCCACCGGTCGCCAGGGTTTCAACCGCAACCTGAGCACTGCCGAAATCATCGGTCAGTTGTGGTGGGCCAACAAGGCCATGGGGATTACCCCGAAAAATGAACGCGTGGTGTCCAATGTGGTGATGATGGGCATGGGCGAACCGCTGGCCAACTTTGACAATGTGGTCAGCGCCCTGCAAATCATGCTGGACGATCACGGCTACGGCCTGAGTCGCCGTCGCGTGACGCTGTCTACCTCTGGCCTGGTGCCGCAGATGGATCGTCTGCGCGAAGCCTGTCCGGTTGCGCTGGCTGTTAGCCTGCATGCGCCGAATGATGCCATTCGCGATGAAATCGTCCCCATCAACAAGAAATACCCCCTGAAGGAATTGATGGCTGCCTGCCAGCGTTATCTGGAAAAGGCCCCGCGCGATTTCATCACCTTTGAATATGTCATGCTGGACGGCATCAACGATCGCCCCGAGCATGCCCGGCAGCTGCTGGAACTGGTGCGCGACGTACCGTGCAAGTTCAACCTGATTCCTTTCAATCCTTTCCCCAATTCCGGTTACGATCGCTCCAGCAATAACGCGATCCGCATCTTCCGCGAATTGTTGCAGGAACAGGGTTACGTGGTTACCGTAAGAAAAACCCGCGGTGACGACATCGACGCTGCCTGTGGTCAACTGGCCGGACAGGTGATGGACAAGACCAAGCGTCAGGTCAAATGGATGCAGATAGCCCAGGAGCGCGAAGAATGA
- the pilW gene encoding type IV pilus biogenesis/stability protein PilW, which translates to MSKWRVWMAVCLLAYSLVAFAAPANRKLAEIRSQLAVEYAGLGNLPIALASANEAVQADDSFVGAYLTRAYVYNLMHLDSDAEKNFLKALQVDSSSPEANNNYGQFLCEHERPRAAMDYFAKAIANPLYQTPQTAYLNMGRCSVKLGENTQANDYLLTALQMAPNYLPALRELAALHLELGNAKLASFYFGRLQQAAGNALQGADVLWLGVQIARKGGDRVHEAEYSSALKSRYPDSKETQLLLSGS; encoded by the coding sequence ATGAGCAAGTGGCGAGTGTGGATGGCGGTGTGCCTGTTGGCGTATTCCCTTGTCGCATTCGCCGCGCCGGCCAACCGGAAACTGGCGGAAATCCGCAGCCAGCTGGCCGTTGAATATGCCGGGTTGGGTAATTTGCCGATAGCATTGGCCTCTGCCAATGAAGCCGTCCAGGCCGACGACAGCTTTGTCGGTGCTTATCTGACCCGGGCCTATGTGTACAATCTGATGCATCTGGATAGCGATGCGGAGAAGAACTTTCTCAAGGCGCTACAGGTCGATTCCTCCAGTCCAGAGGCAAATAATAATTACGGCCAGTTTCTGTGCGAACATGAACGCCCACGGGCAGCCATGGATTATTTCGCCAAGGCGATAGCCAACCCACTGTATCAGACACCCCAAACGGCCTATCTCAATATGGGCCGTTGCAGTGTCAAGCTGGGTGAAAACACCCAGGCCAACGATTACCTGCTGACTGCATTGCAGATGGCCCCCAATTATTTGCCCGCATTGCGCGAATTGGCTGCCTTGCATCTGGAGCTGGGCAATGCCAAGCTGGCGTCCTTTTATTTCGGACGCCTGCAACAGGCCGCAGGTAATGCGCTGCAGGGAGCCGATGTCTTGTGGCTGGGCGTGCAGATTGCCAGGAAAGGGGGAGACCGGGTGCATGAGGCGGAGTATTCCTCCGCGCTGAAAAGCCGCTACCCGGACTCCAAGGAAACACAACTGTTGTTGAGCGGAAGCTGA
- a CDS encoding RodZ domain-containing protein, whose protein sequence is MEQEAHGQSTRLGVGAALKAAREQAGMSLGEVAERLKLSVRQLDAIEKDDFQQLPGATFVRGFVRNYARFLKVDSEPLMAQLEEHFPSAVNDVVNLVKHDPSSEPASMAETLARVSSPAGRSGKTGKWLLWLVLAAAVAGGAVWLAGLQGKSAPVADQALQPMLTQQAASALAASAPVSASAAVVAEPATTPATASQAVVQPTTIASPVVTASAATAVSTGKTPASAAAADSASGHIQLNAQQAAWVSVIDATGKKLQFGILEAGSSKELSGTPPFQLKIGNAAQVQLSFNGQPVALTDKIRGTTAKIELK, encoded by the coding sequence ATGGAACAGGAAGCGCATGGCCAGTCGACCAGACTGGGTGTCGGCGCAGCGCTGAAAGCAGCGCGCGAACAAGCCGGCATGAGTCTGGGTGAAGTGGCCGAACGGCTGAAACTGTCTGTGCGGCAGCTGGATGCCATTGAAAAAGATGACTTCCAGCAATTGCCGGGTGCAACGTTCGTACGTGGTTTTGTCAGAAATTATGCCCGTTTTCTCAAGGTGGATTCCGAACCCTTGATGGCACAGCTGGAGGAGCATTTCCCCTCGGCAGTCAATGACGTGGTCAATCTGGTCAAGCATGACCCGTCCAGCGAGCCGGCCAGCATGGCCGAAACCCTCGCCCGGGTGTCGTCGCCAGCTGGCCGTAGCGGCAAAACGGGCAAATGGCTGCTGTGGTTGGTGCTGGCGGCTGCCGTGGCGGGTGGCGCAGTGTGGCTGGCTGGCTTGCAGGGCAAGTCTGCTCCCGTTGCTGACCAGGCATTGCAGCCCATGTTGACGCAGCAGGCTGCTTCTGCGCTTGCTGCATCTGCGCCGGTGTCGGCCTCGGCTGCCGTGGTGGCAGAGCCGGCCACGACTCCGGCTACGGCCAGTCAGGCTGTTGTTCAGCCGACTACCATCGCCTCTCCGGTAGTGACCGCAAGTGCAGCCACTGCTGTCAGTACCGGCAAAACGCCCGCCAGTGCAGCGGCGGCCGACAGCGCCAGCGGGCATATCCAGCTGAATGCACAGCAGGCTGCGTGGGTTTCGGTGATCGATGCCACCGGCAAGAAACTGCAATTCGGCATACTGGAGGCCGGCAGCAGCAAGGAATTGAGCGGCACGCCGCCTTTCCAGCTGAAAATTGGCAATGCCGCCCAGGTACAGCTCAGCTTTAACGGACAGCCCGTCGCTCTGACGGACAAGATTCGTGGCACTACCGCCAAAATTGAACTCAAGTAG
- the ispG gene encoding flavodoxin-dependent (E)-4-hydroxy-3-methylbut-2-enyl-diphosphate synthase, which yields MNSVNIARRPTRQVRVGHVMVGSDAPVVVQSMTNTDTADAIATVEQVYQLSQAGSELVRITVNSPEAAAQVAEIRQRLDDMGCNVPLVGDFHFNGDRLLKEYPDCARALAKYRINPGNVGKGAKGDDKFAFMIRTAAELDKPVRIGVNWGSLDQVLLARMLDANNSKPHPLPLELVMREALIVSALESADKAMELGLPADNILLSCKVSNVQDLITVYRDLGSRCDFPLHLGLTEAGMGSKGIVASSAALAILLQEGIGDTIRISLTPQPGEARTREVIVAQELLQTMGLRSFTPLVTACPGCGRTTSTFFQELADQIQSYLREQMPIWRLQYPGVEEMKVAVMGCVVNGPGESKLADIGISLPGTGEVPVAPVYVDGQKGVTLKGDNIAGEFKALVDDYVQTRYGEGGSKRRDSSSRIIPIQPQR from the coding sequence ATGAATAGCGTGAATATCGCGCGACGTCCCACCCGCCAGGTCAGGGTGGGACATGTCATGGTGGGGTCGGATGCGCCGGTTGTGGTGCAGTCCATGACCAATACCGACACGGCTGACGCCATCGCCACCGTAGAACAGGTTTACCAGTTGTCCCAGGCCGGCTCCGAGCTGGTGCGCATTACCGTGAATTCGCCGGAAGCCGCCGCACAGGTGGCGGAAATCCGCCAGCGGCTGGATGACATGGGTTGCAATGTGCCACTGGTGGGTGATTTCCACTTCAATGGCGATCGTCTGCTGAAAGAATATCCGGACTGCGCCCGTGCGCTGGCCAAATACCGTATCAACCCCGGCAATGTCGGCAAAGGTGCCAAGGGCGACGACAAGTTTGCCTTCATGATCCGCACCGCGGCCGAACTGGACAAGCCGGTACGCATTGGCGTCAACTGGGGCAGTCTGGATCAGGTCCTGCTGGCGCGCATGCTGGATGCCAACAACAGCAAGCCGCATCCCTTGCCGCTGGAACTGGTGATGCGCGAGGCGCTGATCGTGTCGGCGCTGGAATCAGCAGACAAGGCGATGGAATTGGGCCTGCCGGCCGACAACATCCTGCTGTCGTGCAAGGTCAGCAATGTGCAAGACCTGATTACCGTTTACCGCGATCTGGGCAGCCGTTGCGATTTCCCGCTGCATCTGGGCCTGACCGAGGCCGGCATGGGCAGCAAGGGTATTGTGGCGTCTTCCGCCGCCCTGGCCATCCTGCTGCAAGAAGGCATCGGCGACACCATCCGTATTTCGCTGACCCCACAGCCGGGCGAAGCGCGCACCCGTGAAGTCATCGTGGCGCAGGAATTGCTGCAAACCATGGGTTTGCGCAGCTTCACCCCGCTGGTGACAGCCTGTCCTGGCTGTGGTCGCACCACCAGTACCTTCTTCCAGGAACTGGCCGACCAGATCCAGAGCTATCTGCGCGAGCAGATGCCGATCTGGCGCTTGCAGTACCCCGGTGTGGAAGAGATGAAAGTGGCGGTGATGGGCTGCGTGGTCAATGGCCCGGGCGAAAGCAAGCTGGCCGATATCGGCATCTCCTTGCCAGGTACCGGCGAAGTGCCGGTTGCGCCAGTGTATGTGGATGGTCAGAAGGGCGTGACGCTGAAGGGCGATAATATCGCTGGCGAATTCAAGGCGCTGGTCGACGATTATGTGCAGACCCGCTACGGCGAAGGTGGCAGCAAGCGTCGTGACAGCAGCAGCCGCATCATTCCGATTCAGCCGCAACGCTGA
- the hisS gene encoding histidine--tRNA ligase — MAQKLQAIKGMNDVLPAESYQWEYFEGVLRKLLADYGYQNIRTPIVETTPLFVRAIGEVTDVVEKEMYTFIDSLNGDSLTLRPEGTAGTLRAVVEHTLLYNTTQKLWYMGPMFRHEKPQKGRYRQFHQMGIEALGFAGPDIDAEIIAMTADLWQRLGLSQYVRLEINSLGNAEERGQHRQALIAYLEQFVDILDEDGKRRLYTNPLRVLDTKNPALQDMADKAPRLSDYLGEASRAHYEGWKSMIASLGIEFVENPRLVRGLDYYNQSVFEWVTTELGAQGTVCAGGRYDGLIEQLGGKPAPGIGFGMGLERVLLLLQDKGLLPAARSVDVYIVQQGAGAAMYAMKLAQQMRTAGLSVIQHLGEGSFKSQMKKADGSGAEFAVIIGENEMAAGQAVVKPMRADAAQQTVTLDQVASTIAAIKA, encoded by the coding sequence ATGGCGCAAAAATTGCAGGCAATCAAGGGCATGAATGATGTACTGCCCGCCGAATCCTACCAATGGGAATATTTTGAAGGTGTGCTGCGCAAGCTGCTGGCCGACTATGGCTATCAGAACATCCGCACCCCCATCGTGGAAACCACCCCGCTGTTTGTGCGCGCCATCGGCGAAGTGACCGATGTGGTCGAGAAGGAAATGTATACCTTCATCGATAGTCTCAACGGCGACAGCCTGACGCTGCGCCCGGAAGGCACCGCAGGCACCCTGCGCGCTGTGGTTGAACACACCCTGCTATACAACACCACGCAAAAACTGTGGTATATGGGCCCGATGTTCCGCCACGAAAAACCGCAGAAAGGCCGCTACCGTCAGTTCCACCAGATGGGTATCGAGGCGCTGGGCTTTGCTGGCCCGGATATCGACGCCGAAATCATCGCCATGACCGCCGACCTGTGGCAGCGCCTGGGTCTGAGCCAGTATGTGCGTCTGGAAATCAACTCGCTGGGCAATGCCGAAGAGCGTGGGCAACACCGTCAGGCGCTGATTGCCTATCTGGAGCAGTTCGTTGACATTCTGGACGAAGACGGCAAGCGCCGGCTGTACACCAATCCGCTGCGCGTGCTGGATACCAAGAATCCTGCCTTGCAAGATATGGCCGACAAGGCACCGCGCCTGTCCGATTATCTGGGCGAAGCTTCGCGCGCCCACTATGAAGGCTGGAAGAGCATGATCGCCAGCCTGGGCATTGAGTTCGTGGAAAATCCGCGGCTGGTGCGCGGGCTGGATTATTACAACCAGTCGGTATTCGAGTGGGTGACCACCGAGCTGGGTGCGCAGGGTACGGTGTGCGCTGGTGGCCGTTACGATGGCCTGATCGAACAGCTGGGTGGCAAGCCCGCCCCGGGCATCGGTTTTGGTATGGGGCTGGAGCGTGTGCTGCTGCTGTTGCAGGACAAGGGCCTGCTGCCGGCAGCCCGCAGCGTCGATGTCTACATCGTGCAGCAGGGGGCAGGCGCGGCCATGTATGCCATGAAGCTGGCTCAGCAAATGCGCACGGCCGGCCTGTCCGTTATCCAGCATCTGGGTGAGGGCAGCTTCAAGTCGCAAATGAAAAAGGCCGATGGCAGCGGTGCGGAATTTGCCGTCATCATCGGTGAAAACGAAATGGCTGCCGGTCAGGCCGTCGTCAAACCGATGCGTGCCGACGCGGCACAGCAGACGGTGACGCTGGACCAGGTAGCTTCGACCATTGCCGCTATCAAGGCTTGA